A single window of Lagopus muta isolate bLagMut1 chromosome 23, bLagMut1 primary, whole genome shotgun sequence DNA harbors:
- the RSRP1 gene encoding arginine/serine-rich protein 1 has product MGVTHEAGLSPRAPPSEQDPCGGGAAACSGSTLGAHGSQQRGCPAAPSGTETGYCRTTIKTESSSESTCKEKVVSRKSSDMANFMDDLSLNSPKKTENGLRSKRSCDRSSSRSSSRSSCSSQSSSSTSSSASSRSWSRSRSRSRDRRRRSRRHRRCSRSYSRSRSRSRGYTRYRGRYHSRRYRRSPPRHRSRSRSWSRGRSYYRRSYSRSRSRSRGRRSYGFGRTVYPEAYRSWRSRSRTRSRSRSPLHLSEKEKRELLEIAKANAAKALGTENIVLPASLKIRPAAKESSSIKKEHEDSGDSDEQPKGLTEIITKSGMERATARSISFSPNNTMAKPVQQKPASHIVKEPSISPGREDDRKGSPYGQWVPVKKEEKKFLNFSPKCTLFRAR; this is encoded by the exons ATGGGCGTGACTCACGAAGCGGGGCTGTCACCTCGTGCTCCGCCGTCAGAGCAGGATCCGTGCGGAGGCGGTGCGGCTGCGTGCAGCGG GAGCACCCTCGGGGCCCATGGAAGTCAACAGCGCGGATGTCCGGCGGCCCCCAGCG GAACAGAGACCGGATATTGcagaacaacaataaaaacagaatcGAGTTCTGAAAGTACCTGCAAGGAAAAAGTGgtgagcaggaagagcagcGATATGGCCAACTTCATGGATGATTTGAGTCTCAATTcaccaaagaaaacagagaatggTTTGAGATCCAAGAGAAGCTGCGATAGGTCATCCTCGAGGTCATCCAGTCggtcctcctgcagctcccagtcCAGTTCCAGTACGTCCTCTTCAGCTTCCTCCAGGAGCTGGAGCCGGTCCAGATCCAGGTCTAGGGATCGAAGGCGCAGATCCCGGAGGCACAGAAGATGCTCCCGTTCCTATTCCAGAAGCCGCTCGAGGTCTCGTGGCTACACGAGGTACAGGGGCAGGTACCACTCCAGGAGGTACCGCCGCAGCCCTCCGAGGCACAGGTCGCGCAGCAGGTCGTGGTCCCGTGGCAGATCCTACTACAGAAGGTCCTATTCAAGAAGCAGGTCGCGTTCGAGAGGCAGAAGAAGCTACGGGTTTGGGAGGACGGTGTATCCTGAGGCCtacaggagctggaggagcaggtCACGAACAAGGTCTCGGAGTAGGTCGCCTCTGCACCTGAGTGAGAAAG aaaagaggGAACTTCTGGAAATTGCAAAGGCAAATGCTGCGAAAGCTCTGGGAACAGAAAATATAGTCTTGCCTGCTAGCTTGAAGATCCGTCCTGCTGCTAAGGAGAGCAGCAGTATTAAAAAAGAACACGAAGACTCTGGGGATTCAGATGAG CAACCCAAGGGACTGACAGAAATCATAACCAAAAGTGGGATGGAGAGAGCAACTGCACGGAGCATCTCCTTCAGCCCTAAT aatacAATGGCAAAGCCAGTACAACAGAAGCCAGCGAGCCATATTGTGAAAGAACCATCAATTTCTCCAGGAAGAGAAGATGACAGAAAGGGAAGTCCCTATGGGCAGTGGGTTCCTGTcaagaaggaggagaaaaagttCCTCAACTTCTCACCCAAATGTACGCTGTTCCGAGCACGCTAG
- the SYF2 gene encoding pre-mRNA-splicing factor SYF2, translated as MAAAVSALGGLGDVGDGGSSGSEDEAQPSAAAAAAAAAQKREERLRKFRELHLKRNEARKLNHQEVVEEDKRLKLPPNWEAKKARLEWELKVEEKKKECAARGEDYERVKLLEISAEDAERWERKKKRKNPDLGFSDYAAAQLRQYQRLTRQIKPDLEQYEKLKEQYGEALYPTSDSLLHGTHVPDKEGIDRMVADLEKQIEKREKYSRRRPYNDDADIDYINERNAKFNKKAERFYGKYTAEIKQNLERGTAV; from the exons ATGGCGGCGGCCGTGTCGGCGCTGGGCGGTTTGGGGGATGTCGGTGACGGG GGCTCCTCGGGCTCGGAGGACGAGGCGCAGCccagcgcggcggcggcggcggcggcggcggcgcagAAGCGAGAAGAGCGGCTGCGGAAGTTCCGAGAGCTCCACTTGAAGCGG AATGAGGCTCGCAAACTGAATCACCAGGAAGTGGTGGAGGAAGACAAAAGGCTCAAGTTACCACCGAACTGGGAAGCCAAGAAAGCTCGACTGGAGTGGGAGTTGAAggtggaggaaaagaagaag GAATGTGCAGCAAGGGGAGAAGACTACGAGCGAGTTAAACTGTTAGAGATCAGTGCTGAGGATGCAGAGaggtgggaaaggaaaaagaagaggaaaaatccaGATCTAGGATTCTCAG attatgcagctgctcagctgcgGCAGTACCAGAGGCTGACCAGGCAGATCAAACCCGACCTGGAGCAGTATGAGAAGCTGAAGGAGCAGTA TGGTGAAGCCCTCTATCCAACATCTGACAGCCTCCTCCATGGAACTCACGTGCCAGATAAGGAAGGGATTGACAGAATGGTTGCAGATCTTGAAAAGCA AATTGAGAAACGTGAGAAGTACAGCCGGAGGCGTCCTTACAACGACGATGCAGATATTGACTACATCAATGAGAGAAATGCCAAGTTCAATAAGAAGGCAGAGCGCTTCTATGGCAAGTACACAGCTGAGATCAAACAGAACTTGGAGAGAGGAACAGCTGTGTGA